A segment of the Gemmobacter fulvus genome:
TCTTGTCTGAATTCTTCAAGGACTATCTTGGGCATTCTTATCCGCCCGGGCCATTGAATGCCTGGCTGGCTGCTGTGATAGGTGTCGAGGGAGGCGCTCTGCCAGAAATCGCCGAGATGGCAGTACGGCGCAGCGACGCAAAATCCGCCCTGTCCGGCAAGGCAGATATGTCCAAGACATCCACGCGGGCTGCCGACCCAGAAAAATCCCAACTCGCCGACCGTATTGCAACGGATCTTCTGAGGAGCGCAACATGACTGTACAGAACCCTTATCGCACGCAACCGCCGAAGGCGTTCTGGCGTTCTGGCGTGGCAGATGTGCATTTTGCAGATATGAGAGAGCTCAGCCATCCGTTGAGTCTCCGTTCGGATGATCGCATCGCCACGGCAGGCAGTTGTTTCGCCCAGCATATCGGCCGCGCCTTGCGGGAACGCGGAGCGAATTATCTGGATCTGGAGCCTGCTCCCGCCTATCTCAGCCCCTCGGAGGCATCCGAGAACGGGTTCGGGGTCTATTCCTGCCGTTATGGCAATCTCTATACGGTCCGGCAGTTGCTTCAACTGGCGCGTGAGGCAACTGGCCGGTTCGAGCCGGAAGAGATCGTGTGGCAGAAGGGGGACCGTTTCTTTGATGCCATGCGCCCTTCGGTGGATCCTGTCGGGCACAAAGATCCTGAAACGGTTCTTGCGCTACGCCAAGAGCATCTGAAAAAAGTGCGGCAGATGTTCGAGCAGCTGAATGTGTTCGTCTTCACATTGGGTCTGACAGAGGGGTGGACAAATGCAGACGGCAGCACGGTCTTCGCTACCTGTCCTGGGACTGTGGCCGGAGCCTTCGAACCAGAGAAATACCGGTTCAAGAATTTCAGCCATAGTGAAATTCTTTCGGATTTCAAAGCTTTTCATGAAATACTGATGGAGCTCAATCCTCATGCGCGGGTATTGTTGACCGTCTCGCCCGTTTCATTGGCAGCGACGGCGTCAGCGGAGCATGTCCTAGTGGCGAACACTTACTCCAAGGCAACTTTGAGATCAGTCGCGGGTGAACTGGTGGCAAGCTTGCCGGGTGTGGAATATTTCCCGTCTTTTGAAATCATCACAACGCATGCCAACCATGGATCCTTTTATGAGCCGGATATGCGGAGTGTAAATCTCTTCGGGGTGCATCATGTGATGGAACACTTCTTCCGGTCGCTGACCTTTGTGCCAGGAGAA
Coding sequences within it:
- a CDS encoding GSCFA domain-containing protein, producing MTVQNPYRTQPPKAFWRSGVADVHFADMRELSHPLSLRSDDRIATAGSCFAQHIGRALRERGANYLDLEPAPAYLSPSEASENGFGVYSCRYGNLYTVRQLLQLAREATGRFEPEEIVWQKGDRFFDAMRPSVDPVGHKDPETVLALRQEHLKKVRQMFEQLNVFVFTLGLTEGWTNADGSTVFATCPGTVAGAFEPEKYRFKNFSHSEILSDFKAFHEILMELNPHARVLLTVSPVSLAATASAEHVLVANTYSKATLRSVAGELVASLPGVEYFPSFEIITTHANHGSFYEPDMRSVNLFGVHHVMEHFFRSLTFVPGELHKVSAPEEHNAIICDEEKLADFQS